The following proteins are co-located in the Deinococcus metallilatus genome:
- the wecB gene encoding non-hydrolyzing UDP-N-acetylglucosamine 2-epimerase translates to MTDLARPLQPKRIVLAFGTRPEATKMAPVYAAIQRQPGLTPLILSTGQQRQMLDEALAVFGLTPDEDLNVMTERQTLAELTGRIVPQAGRKLREMGADMVLVHGDTTTSFCVALSAFYEGIPVGHVEAGLRSGNMREPFPEEANRRLTGVLSTLDFAPTPGSQANLLREGKAEEGIFVTGQTAVDAVREVAGRVSLRPEWQTKLDAGQRLVTVTMHRRENLPVMAEMAEALADVARAHPDTHFVYPVHLNPAVQEAVRPALGQLPNFELTEPLDYAQMAPLMAASMLLATDSGGLQEEGAALGVPVAVLRNVTERPEGVEAGVLTLAGNDPEQMRAVLNGLLDDEEGLARMRAARNPYGDGQASGRIAQAIAWFFGLAERPADWS, encoded by the coding sequence ATGACCGACCTGGCCCGTCCTCTCCAGCCCAAACGCATTGTCCTCGCCTTCGGCACGCGGCCCGAGGCGACCAAGATGGCCCCGGTGTACGCGGCCATTCAGCGGCAGCCCGGCCTCACGCCGCTGATCCTCTCGACCGGGCAGCAGCGCCAGATGCTCGACGAGGCGCTGGCCGTCTTCGGCCTGACCCCCGACGAGGACCTGAACGTGATGACCGAGCGGCAGACCCTCGCGGAACTGACCGGGCGCATCGTGCCCCAGGCGGGCCGCAAGCTGCGCGAGATGGGGGCGGACATGGTGCTGGTCCACGGTGACACCACCACCTCCTTCTGCGTGGCCCTCAGCGCCTTTTACGAGGGCATCCCGGTCGGGCACGTTGAGGCGGGGCTGCGGTCGGGCAACATGCGGGAACCCTTTCCCGAGGAGGCCAACCGCCGCCTGACGGGCGTGCTCTCCACCCTCGATTTCGCGCCCACGCCCGGCAGCCAGGCGAACCTGCTGCGCGAAGGCAAGGCGGAAGAAGGCATCTTCGTCACCGGGCAGACGGCGGTGGACGCTGTGCGGGAGGTGGCGGGCCGGGTGTCCCTGCGGCCCGAATGGCAGACGAAGCTGGACGCCGGGCAACGTCTGGTCACCGTCACCATGCACCGCCGCGAGAACCTGCCGGTGATGGCGGAGATGGCGGAGGCGCTGGCAGACGTGGCCCGCGCTCACCCGGACACCCATTTCGTCTATCCAGTTCACCTGAACCCCGCCGTGCAGGAAGCGGTGCGGCCTGCGCTGGGGCAGCTCCCCAACTTCGAACTCACCGAACCGCTCGACTACGCGCAGATGGCGCCCCTGATGGCCGCCTCCATGCTGCTCGCCACCGACAGCGGCGGCTTGCAGGAGGAGGGGGCGGCGCTCGGCGTGCCGGTGGCGGTCCTCCGCAACGTGACCGAGCGGCCCGAGGGGGTGGAGGCAGGCGTGCTGACACTGGCCGGAAATGATCCCGAGCAGATGCGCGCCGTGCTGAACGGCCTGCTGGACGACGAGGAGGGGCTGGCCCGGATGCGCGCCGCCCGCAACCCATACGGGGACGGGCAGGCGTCGGGGCGCATCGCGCAGGCCATCGCGTGGTTCTTCGGCCTGGCGGAGCGGCCTGCGGACTGGTCGTGA
- a CDS encoding cyclin-dependent kinase inhibitor 3 family protein codes for MTSETHPIRVDWIDTALWPGRLGLTFAPGKKGASVLQAGVMHDRDLAADLDRLARQGVNVLAPLIEAHEFDLLGIAEYHALAQERALTVLACPIRDRAVPDDPEAFTVFLDELMEQLLDGRTVVVHCRGGLGRAGLVAACLLTQAGMPPEQAIGRVREARPGTVETAAQEQFVYDFANR; via the coding sequence GTGACCAGCGAGACGCACCCCATCCGTGTGGACTGGATCGACACCGCGCTCTGGCCAGGCCGCCTGGGCCTGACCTTCGCGCCGGGCAAGAAGGGCGCGAGCGTGCTTCAGGCGGGCGTGATGCATGACCGCGATCTCGCCGCCGACCTCGACCGGCTCGCGCGGCAGGGGGTGAACGTCCTCGCGCCCCTCATCGAGGCCCACGAGTTCGACCTGCTGGGGATTGCCGAATACCACGCGCTGGCGCAGGAGCGGGCCCTGACCGTCCTGGCCTGCCCGATCCGTGACCGCGCGGTGCCGGACGATCCGGAGGCCTTCACGGTCTTTCTGGACGAGCTGATGGAGCAGCTCCTCGACGGGCGCACCGTCGTGGTGCATTGCCGGGGCGGGCTGGGGCGAGCGGGCCTGGTGGCCGCCTGCCTGCTCACCCAGGCCGGGATGCCCCCCGAGCAGGCCATCGGGCGCGTGCGGGAGGCGCGGCCCGGCACGGTCGAGACGGCCGCCCAGGAACAGTTCGTGTACGACTTCGCCAACCGTTAA
- the upp gene encoding uracil phosphoribosyltransferase gives MLTVVTHPLVQHKLSLMRDVHTGVKEFRELAAEVSMLLAYEAMRDLELEPTRLQTPLQEGEFPMLSGKKLALVAILRAGLVMTDAIVNLVPAAKVGHIGLYRDPQTLQPVAYYNKLPADIAERRVFLTDPMLATGGSASAAIASLKAAGAHSIKLMSILAAPEGIAVIERDHPDVEIVTAAVDERLNDHGYIVPGLGDAGDRIYGTK, from the coding sequence ATGCTCACCGTCGTCACCCATCCCCTCGTTCAGCACAAGCTCTCCCTGATGCGCGACGTTCACACCGGCGTCAAGGAATTCCGCGAACTCGCCGCCGAGGTGTCCATGCTGCTCGCCTATGAGGCGATGCGCGACCTGGAACTGGAACCCACCCGCCTGCAAACGCCTCTTCAGGAAGGCGAATTCCCAATGCTGAGCGGCAAGAAGCTAGCGCTGGTCGCCATCCTGCGCGCCGGGCTGGTGATGACGGACGCCATCGTGAATCTGGTGCCCGCCGCGAAGGTGGGGCATATCGGCCTGTACCGCGATCCCCAGACCCTCCAGCCGGTCGCCTACTACAACAAGCTCCCCGCCGACATCGCGGAACGCCGCGTGTTCCTCACCGACCCGATGCTCGCCACCGGGGGCAGCGCCTCGGCGGCCATCGCGTCCCTGAAAGCGGCGGGCGCCCACAGCATCAAGCTGATGTCCATCCTCGCCGCGCCCGAGGGCATCGCCGTGATCGAGCGCGACCACCCCGACGTGGAGATCGTGACCGCCGCTGTGGACGAGCGGCTGAACGACCACGGGTACATCGTGCCGGGGCTGGGGGACGCGGGGGACCGGATTTACGGGACGAAGTAG
- the msrP gene encoding protein-methionine-sulfoxide reductase catalytic subunit MsrP: MSGTPPDLPERDDAEQTPPVRPRREFLKNAVLFTGTVALLGGGLELLTRRPGAAAESAPGELLAQARRPLGPYDTSEAVTPYAQATTYNNFYEFGLGKDDPARLAGSLKTRPWTVLIDGEVRKPLRVDIDTLESWFPLEDRIYRMRCVEGWSMVMPWLGFPLAALLRRVEPNSKAKYVKFTALEDPKQFPGQRSSVLAWPYVEGLRLDEALHPLTFMAVGLQGRVLPNQNGAPLRLVVPWKYGFKSIKSVVRITLTREQPQTTWALAAPDEYGFYANVNPAVPHPRWSQATERRIGELRRRPTLPFNGYADQVAHLYSGMDLRRFF, translated from the coding sequence ATGTCCGGAACGCCTCCCGACCTCCCCGAACGCGACGACGCAGAACAAACCCCCCCGGTGCGCCCGCGCCGCGAATTCCTGAAGAATGCCGTCCTCTTCACCGGCACGGTCGCCCTGCTGGGCGGCGGCCTCGAACTCCTGACCCGCCGCCCCGGGGCCGCCGCCGAGAGTGCGCCCGGCGAACTGCTCGCCCAGGCCCGCCGTCCCCTTGGCCCCTACGACACCTCGGAGGCGGTCACGCCCTACGCGCAGGCCACCACCTACAACAACTTCTACGAGTTCGGCCTCGGCAAGGACGACCCCGCCCGCCTGGCGGGGAGCCTGAAAACCCGCCCCTGGACCGTCCTGATCGACGGCGAGGTCCGCAAGCCGCTGCGGGTGGACATCGACACCCTGGAGTCGTGGTTCCCCCTCGAAGACCGCATCTACCGCATGCGCTGCGTGGAGGGCTGGTCGATGGTGATGCCCTGGCTGGGCTTTCCCCTCGCCGCGCTGCTGCGCCGCGTCGAGCCGAACAGCAAGGCGAAATACGTGAAGTTCACCGCCCTGGAGGACCCCAAGCAGTTCCCCGGCCAGCGCAGCTCCGTCCTCGCCTGGCCCTACGTGGAGGGCCTGCGGCTGGACGAGGCCCTGCATCCCCTCACCTTCATGGCGGTCGGCCTCCAGGGGCGCGTCCTGCCCAACCAGAACGGCGCGCCGCTGCGGCTGGTCGTGCCCTGGAAGTACGGCTTCAAGAGCATCAAGTCGGTCGTCCGCATCACGCTGACGCGGGAGCAGCCCCAGACCACCTGGGCACTCGCCGCCCCGGACGAGTACGGCTTCTACGCCAACGTGAACCCGGCGGTCCCGCACCCGCGCTGGAGCCAGGCGACCGAGCGCCGGATCGGGGAACTGCGCCGCCGCCCGACCCTGCCCTTCAACGGCTACGCCGATCAGGTCGCGCACCTCTACAGCGGCATGGACCTGCGCCGCTTCTTCTGA
- the hemB gene encoding porphobilinogen synthase — protein MLDRPRRLRRTAGLRALMREVTLTPQHFIHPLFVHEQDTELPIATMPGVSRHSVAGAVEQARTARDLGITSVILFGIPDEKDPQGSQAYAEGGVIQRAATAIKAELPDLTVIADTCLCEYTDHGHCGPLCQTQDGDWTVDNDAALELLARTAVSQARAGADVVAPSAMMDGQVAAIRTALDAAGFEHVPVMSYAVKYASAYYGPFRDAAGSAPSVGNRASYQMDPAGGEREALREARLDAAQGADYLMVKPALAYLDILRLLRDSFDLPLVAYNVSGEYALVKAAVQAGYMDERRTVLETLTGMRRAGADAIITYHALDAARWLREG, from the coding sequence ATGTTGGACCGTCCCCGTCGCCTGCGCCGTACCGCTGGCCTGCGCGCCCTGATGCGCGAGGTCACCCTGACGCCGCAGCACTTCATTCACCCGCTGTTCGTGCATGAGCAGGACACCGAACTCCCCATCGCCACCATGCCGGGCGTGAGCCGCCACAGTGTCGCCGGGGCAGTGGAACAGGCCAGAACGGCCCGCGACCTGGGCATCACCAGCGTGATCCTCTTCGGGATTCCCGACGAGAAGGACCCCCAGGGCAGCCAGGCCTACGCCGAGGGCGGCGTGATCCAGCGGGCCGCGACCGCGATCAAGGCCGAACTGCCCGACCTGACCGTCATCGCCGATACCTGCCTGTGCGAGTACACCGACCACGGGCACTGCGGGCCGCTGTGCCAGACGCAGGACGGCGACTGGACGGTGGACAACGACGCCGCCCTCGAACTCCTCGCCCGGACCGCCGTGTCGCAGGCGCGAGCGGGCGCGGACGTGGTGGCCCCGAGTGCGATGATGGACGGGCAGGTGGCGGCGATTCGCACCGCCCTCGACGCCGCAGGTTTCGAACACGTCCCGGTGATGAGCTACGCCGTCAAGTACGCCAGCGCCTACTACGGCCCCTTCCGGGACGCGGCGGGCAGTGCCCCCAGTGTCGGCAACCGCGCGTCCTACCAGATGGACCCGGCCGGTGGAGAGCGCGAGGCGCTGCGCGAGGCGCGGCTGGACGCGGCGCAGGGTGCGGATTACCTGATGGTCAAGCCCGCCCTGGCCTACCTCGATATCCTGCGGCTGCTGCGTGACAGCTTCGACCTGCCGCTGGTGGCCTACAACGTCAGCGGCGAGTACGCGCTGGTCAAGGCCGCCGTGCAGGCCGGGTACATGGACGAGCGGCGCACGGTCCTCGAAACCCTGACCGGGATGCGGCGGGCGGGAGCGGACGCCATCATCACCTATCACGCCCTCGATGCCGCACGCTGGCTGCGGGAAGGCTGA
- a CDS encoding protein-methionine-sulfoxide reductase heme-binding subunit MsrQ, translated as MKDFPVLSRQGRSEGGTEQARAAPRPAPRRASRPLPWLGPGIVVGGLLPVGGLLLDAVTGALGANPVQRALLQTGQLALALLILSLACTPLRLLTGWTWPARVRKALGLLAFVYAALHFLIYLFDHAFTPGVVLEDVLKRPFVTVGFAALVLLVPLALTSTRDAVRRMGFARWQRLHQLVYVAVGLGVLHYWWGVKKDHTAPLIAALVVAALFAVRLLRQRRARARS; from the coding sequence ATGAAGGACTTTCCGGTGCTTTCCCGGCAGGGGCGGAGTGAGGGCGGAACGGAGCAGGCGCGCGCCGCCCCACGCCCTGCGCCCCGCCGCGCCTCCCGCCCGCTGCCCTGGTTGGGGCCGGGCATCGTGGTGGGCGGGCTGCTGCCGGTGGGCGGGCTGCTGCTCGACGCGGTGACCGGGGCACTCGGCGCCAATCCGGTGCAGCGGGCGCTGCTGCAAACCGGACAACTGGCGCTGGCGCTGCTGATTCTCTCGCTGGCCTGCACGCCCCTGCGTCTGCTGACCGGCTGGACCTGGCCCGCCCGCGTCCGCAAGGCGCTGGGCCTGCTCGCCTTCGTGTACGCCGCGCTGCACTTTCTGATCTACCTCTTCGACCACGCCTTTACCCCCGGCGTCGTGCTGGAGGACGTGCTGAAGCGGCCCTTCGTGACCGTCGGCTTCGCCGCGCTGGTGCTGCTGGTGCCCCTGGCCCTGACGAGTACGCGGGATGCCGTGCGCCGGATGGGCTTCGCGCGGTGGCAGCGGCTGCATCAGCTCGTGTATGTCGCGGTCGGCCTGGGCGTGCTGCACTACTGGTGGGGGGTGAAAAAGGACCACACGGCGCCACTGATCGCCGCGCTGGTCGTCGCCGCGCTGTTTGCCGTGCGCCTGCTCCGGCAGCGGCGGGCCCGCGCCCGGTCTTGA
- a CDS encoding transcriptional regulator → MTDPPGRQPDQETEGPVVAIPVYAGVSELELGLMVAVCRLCGGEGRARTVNRSRASIVTAGGLVSTPHVLYAALPEPAALLVPGGPGAQKAARDPLLREFLTRHAALPTGASGSGLLLLGDAGLLRGRLVGGPADLADTLWGYAPDDVRPGEVVADDALTSTPGGLPALHAALAVAARVWGEEAAQDAARRLGHP, encoded by the coding sequence ATGACGGACCCGCCCGGCCGCCAGCCCGATCAGGAGACGGAAGGTCCTGTCGTCGCCATTCCCGTCTACGCGGGGGTCAGCGAACTGGAACTGGGCCTGATGGTGGCCGTGTGCCGCCTGTGTGGCGGCGAGGGCCGGGCGCGCACCGTGAACCGCTCGCGGGCCAGCATCGTGACGGCCGGGGGCCTGGTCAGCACACCGCACGTGCTGTACGCCGCCCTCCCCGAACCCGCCGCGCTGCTGGTCCCCGGTGGCCCCGGCGCGCAGAAGGCGGCCCGCGACCCCCTGCTGCGCGAGTTCCTCACCCGCCACGCCGCGCTTCCCACCGGGGCCAGCGGGAGTGGCCTGCTGCTGCTGGGGGACGCGGGTCTGCTGCGCGGCCGTCTGGTCGGGGGTCCCGCCGACCTCGCCGACACCCTCTGGGGCTATGCTCCGGACGACGTCCGCCCCGGCGAGGTCGTGGCCGACGACGCCCTCACCAGCACGCCCGGCGGCCTGCCCGCCCTCCACGCGGCCCTGGCCGTCGCCGCGCGGGTCTGGGGTGAGGAAGCTGCCCAGGACGCGGCCCGCCGCCTGGGTCACCCCTGA
- a CDS encoding HD domain-containing phosphohydrolase → MFRRSRPQPAPTPGPDPRQTGVVPPAEPPDATRVLADLLARPTTEGILEGALAHAVTLLGGEAQGYAVLRRGQDHVAAVFGYPRSLVGTVLSGPWTGMRPRLLADGSRELYRLNPPEVQTRLDQAGMRDVPLTLAVPLSDRGRNLGALVLDRTSPEGVSPEQQEAVTRWAAAAAPLLGLLDSRDEWRQAARQIASAMVEAAESREFDAVGHGQAVTDTAMRLGRAVGLAERELEELWYGAMLHDIGKLHDEAGHAQVGANFLHGVPHLAQAQKAIRHHHERWDGQGDPDRLAGEDIPLYARILAVANASVHAGDAARVREEAGRSLDPRLVGLLEKLPPER, encoded by the coding sequence GTGTTCCGACGCTCCCGTCCGCAGCCCGCGCCGACGCCCGGGCCTGATCCCCGTCAAACCGGAGTCGTACCGCCCGCCGAGCCGCCCGACGCGACCCGCGTGCTGGCCGACCTGCTGGCCCGGCCCACCACCGAGGGCATTCTGGAAGGTGCCCTGGCCCACGCCGTCACGCTGCTGGGCGGTGAGGCGCAGGGGTACGCCGTGCTGCGCCGGGGGCAGGACCACGTGGCCGCCGTGTTCGGTTATCCGCGGTCGCTGGTCGGCACGGTGCTGAGTGGCCCCTGGACCGGGATGCGGCCCCGGCTCCTGGCGGACGGTAGCCGGGAGCTGTACCGGCTGAACCCGCCCGAGGTGCAGACCCGGCTGGATCAGGCCGGGATGCGTGACGTGCCCCTGACGCTGGCGGTGCCGCTCAGCGACCGGGGCCGCAATCTGGGCGCGCTGGTGCTGGACCGCACCTCCCCGGAAGGCGTCTCGCCGGAACAGCAGGAGGCGGTGACGCGCTGGGCCGCCGCCGCCGCGCCGCTGCTGGGCCTGCTGGACTCCCGCGACGAGTGGCGGCAGGCGGCGCGGCAGATCGCCTCGGCGATGGTCGAGGCCGCCGAGAGTCGCGAGTTCGACGCCGTGGGGCACGGTCAGGCCGTGACGGACACCGCCATGCGGCTGGGCCGCGCGGTGGGCCTGGCCGAGCGCGAACTGGAAGAGCTGTGGTACGGCGCGATGCTGCACGACATCGGCAAGCTCCACGACGAGGCCGGACACGCCCAGGTGGGCGCGAACTTCCTGCACGGCGTGCCGCATCTGGCCCAGGCGCAAAAGGCCATCCGCCACCACCACGAACGCTGGGACGGCCAGGGTGACCCGGACCGGCTGGCCGGTGAGGACATCCCCCTCTACGCCCGGATTCTCGCCGTGGCCAACGCCTCCGTGCATGCGGGGGACGCGGCGCGCGTGCGGGAAGAGGCGGGCCGCAGCCTCGATCCCCGGCTGGTCGGACTGCTGGAAAAGCTGCCGCCCGAGCGGTAA
- a CDS encoding aminoglycoside phosphotransferase family protein, with product MIPGGLPTPRFPVLEARFGPLTPMDTGMQSRVYAAPGGDVVVKVYRNQRGEHRLEAQNMRRADLGEWVVDTVEADGVEALILRRFPGRPLRAADIPAALPRLREILGALHRERQGCVDLKRVRERLKRFRSALAAYPLDDLFDAVEEPLERGLLDQPAAFCHLDLWHDNILIAPDGDVLVIDWTKAGWDDPLRDIALLKTGTLDLLSRDASLDAALAFLPDHAPATLTRLRAYLALTYLHDLYWFLMNEPYEFDRQRRLKLPRARHALARLPG from the coding sequence GTGATTCCGGGCGGCCTGCCAACTCCGCGTTTCCCCGTGCTGGAAGCCCGCTTCGGTCCTCTGACGCCGATGGACACGGGGATGCAGAGCCGGGTGTACGCCGCGCCCGGCGGCGACGTGGTCGTGAAGGTGTACCGCAACCAGCGGGGCGAACATCGCCTGGAGGCGCAGAACATGCGCCGCGCCGACCTGGGCGAGTGGGTGGTGGACACCGTGGAGGCCGACGGCGTCGAGGCCCTGATCCTGCGCCGCTTTCCGGGGCGGCCCCTGCGCGCCGCCGACATCCCCGCCGCCCTGCCCCGCCTGCGCGAGATTCTGGGAGCGCTTCACCGCGAGCGGCAGGGCTGCGTGGACCTGAAACGGGTCCGCGAGCGCCTGAAACGCTTTCGCAGCGCGCTGGCCGCCTATCCCCTCGATGACCTCTTCGACGCGGTGGAGGAGCCGCTGGAACGCGGCCTGCTCGACCAGCCCGCGGCGTTTTGCCACCTCGACCTCTGGCACGACAACATCCTGATCGCGCCAGACGGGGACGTGCTGGTGATCGACTGGACCAAGGCGGGCTGGGACGACCCCCTGCGCGACATCGCCCTGCTGAAGACCGGCACGCTCGACCTGCTGAGCCGCGACGCCAGTCTGGACGCCGCCCTCGCCTTTCTGCCCGACCATGCCCCCGCGACCCTCACCCGGCTGCGCGCCTACCTCGCCCTCACCTATCTGCACGACCTGTACTGGTTCCTGATGAACGAACCCTACGAGTTCGACCGGCAGCGGCGCCTGAAGTTGCCGCGTGCCCGGCACGCGCTGGCGCGGCTGCCGGGGTAG
- a CDS encoding tetratricopeptide repeat protein codes for MRQTPIRPALVTLALAVAVSASAQQTQGQQAAQALYDQGKWQEAATAAAALNTSAGFALAAEATTAGASVSPDNQKKGLFEKAQGYARQAIALDKNNADAYFELARAQGRLAQFVGILQSLNLAGDVKKNLDQAIRLQPNMAGAYVALGLWNANLVSKGGAATFLTGAKKSQIAPNFEKAIALEPNVAVHRIEYANALLLTGNKAGAVAQLQKAVTIPATTYWEQRDLDAAKAKLASLQ; via the coding sequence ATGCGCCAGACCCCCATACGCCCGGCTCTCGTGACCCTTGCCCTCGCCGTTGCCGTCAGCGCCAGTGCCCAGCAGACCCAGGGCCAGCAGGCCGCCCAGGCCCTCTACGACCAGGGCAAGTGGCAGGAAGCGGCGACCGCCGCCGCCGCCCTGAACACCAGCGCGGGCTTTGCCCTGGCCGCCGAGGCCACCACCGCCGGGGCCAGCGTCAGCCCGGACAACCAGAAGAAGGGGCTGTTCGAAAAGGCCCAGGGGTACGCCCGTCAGGCCATCGCCCTCGACAAGAACAACGCCGACGCCTACTTCGAGCTGGCGCGTGCGCAGGGCCGCCTGGCGCAGTTCGTGGGCATCCTCCAGAGCCTGAACCTCGCCGGGGACGTGAAGAAGAATCTCGACCAGGCCATCCGTCTCCAGCCCAACATGGCCGGGGCCTACGTCGCCCTGGGCCTCTGGAACGCCAACCTCGTCAGCAAGGGTGGAGCGGCGACCTTCCTGACCGGGGCCAAGAAGAGCCAGATTGCCCCCAACTTCGAAAAGGCCATCGCGCTGGAGCCGAACGTGGCCGTCCACCGCATCGAGTACGCCAACGCCCTGCTCCTGACGGGCAACAAGGCGGGCGCCGTCGCGCAGCTCCAGAAGGCGGTCACCATCCCCGCCACCACCTACTGGGAACAGCGCGACCTGGACGCGGCGAAGGCGAAGCTGGCGAGCTTGCAGTAG
- a CDS encoding DUF3208 domain-containing protein — MSTTDDHGDAGGRAAVRLLQGYLWHPKDADVDLEHYLPHELDEAHVLWDAVQPPFAFFENGEPTAGQTFYQFTVLRVYDDKPNGDALHADAEAASQALEPLLEATPPGVGWQLWEDLREL, encoded by the coding sequence ATGAGCACCACTGACGACCACGGGGACGCGGGAGGCCGCGCCGCCGTGCGCCTGCTCCAGGGCTACCTCTGGCACCCCAAAGACGCCGACGTGGACCTGGAACACTACCTGCCCCACGAACTCGACGAGGCCCACGTGCTGTGGGACGCGGTGCAGCCCCCCTTCGCCTTCTTCGAGAACGGCGAACCGACCGCCGGGCAGACCTTTTACCAGTTCACGGTCCTGCGCGTCTACGACGACAAGCCGAACGGTGACGCCCTGCACGCGGACGCCGAGGCCGCCAGCCAGGCCCTCGAACCGCTGCTGGAAGCCACCCCGCCCGGCGTCGGCTGGCAGCTCTGGGAGGACCTGCGCGAACTATGA
- a CDS encoding antibiotic biosynthesis monooxygenase family protein produces MITVANRIYVNPEYFGQFEARFRERAGLVDGMPGFISNHVLRPLKAGEPFVVLTFWESREAFEAWTNSDAFRQGHARSGSLPREAFSGPNVLEVHEVVQSTGTPVTPTIAPH; encoded by the coding sequence ATGATCACTGTCGCCAACCGCATTTACGTCAACCCCGAGTACTTTGGGCAGTTCGAGGCCCGCTTCCGCGAGCGCGCGGGGCTGGTGGACGGGATGCCCGGCTTCATCTCCAACCACGTCCTGCGGCCCTTGAAGGCGGGAGAACCGTTCGTCGTCCTGACCTTCTGGGAAAGCCGCGAGGCCTTCGAGGCGTGGACGAACAGTGACGCTTTCCGGCAGGGCCATGCCCGCAGCGGCAGCCTGCCCCGCGAGGCCTTCAGCGGCCCCAACGTGCTGGAGGTTCACGAGGTGGTGCAGAGCACCGGCACGCCGGTGACGCCGACCATCGCGCCGCACTGA
- a CDS encoding MraY family glycosyltransferase produces the protein MESLKALAAQFGIADLFGRGFLSVLLTFLTAWVFTWRFIPRVREFAIKVGWADMPNARRLNKEPLPNAGGLAIFAGFLVSVVVAWALRPIVIEQVNIQVLAILLGASLLVLVGFIDDQFGLSPLFRLLVQMLAAVLLIVNGLKVDFNAIPFMPVLPHAVNGPLSILLTVLWIVGLTNAVNLMDGVDGVVGGVGFVASMVLLVTAAQFADRAAAVVLLAGLAGAALGYLRHNFNPSRIIMGDAGAYLFGYTLAAVSLLGTLKVSAGASLLVPLIVMALPILDTTQVVIGRLARGIRNPLGHPDKTHIHHRVLARTASARRTAVILWLVALACGVIGMLAQGVPLPAILGTVVVVLLCLWFVAYRRVRALDREAAAVTPGQGG, from the coding sequence ATGGAGTCCCTCAAGGCGCTCGCGGCGCAATTCGGTATCGCGGATCTGTTCGGGCGCGGTTTTCTCAGCGTGCTGCTCACGTTCCTGACGGCGTGGGTGTTTACCTGGCGGTTTATCCCGCGCGTGCGGGAGTTCGCAATCAAGGTGGGGTGGGCGGATATGCCCAACGCCCGCCGCCTTAACAAGGAACCGCTGCCCAACGCGGGCGGCCTGGCGATCTTCGCGGGCTTTCTCGTGAGTGTGGTGGTGGCCTGGGCGCTGCGGCCCATCGTGATCGAGCAGGTGAATATTCAGGTCCTGGCGATCCTGCTGGGCGCGTCGCTGCTGGTGCTGGTGGGCTTTATCGACGACCAGTTCGGCCTCTCGCCCCTCTTCCGGTTGCTGGTGCAGATGCTCGCGGCCGTGCTGCTGATCGTGAACGGCCTGAAGGTGGATTTCAATGCCATTCCGTTTATGCCGGTGCTGCCGCACGCGGTCAACGGTCCCCTCAGCATCCTGCTGACCGTCCTGTGGATCGTGGGCCTGACCAACGCCGTCAACCTGATGGATGGGGTGGACGGCGTGGTGGGCGGTGTGGGCTTCGTGGCGAGCATGGTGCTGCTGGTCACGGCCGCGCAGTTCGCGGACCGGGCCGCGGCGGTCGTGCTGCTGGCGGGCCTGGCGGGGGCGGCACTGGGCTACCTGCGCCACAACTTCAACCCCAGCCGCATCATCATGGGCGACGCGGGCGCCTACCTCTTCGGCTACACGCTGGCCGCCGTCAGCCTGCTGGGGACCCTCAAGGTCAGCGCCGGGGCCAGCCTGCTCGTCCCGCTGATCGTGATGGCCCTCCCGATCCTCGACACCACCCAGGTCGTGATCGGGCGGCTGGCGCGCGGCATCCGCAATCCGCTGGGGCACCCCGACAAGACCCACATCCACCACCGGGTCCTGGCCCGCACCGCCTCGGCCCGCCGGACCGCCGTGATCCTGTGGCTGGTGGCGCTGGCCTGCGGCGTGATCGGGATGCTGGCGCAGGGCGTGCCGCTGCCCGCGATTCTGGGGACGGTGGTGGTCGTGCTGCTGTGCCTGTGGTTCGTGGCCTACCGCCGCGTGCGCGCGCTCGACCGGGAAGCGGCCGCCGTCACGCCCGGGCAGGGGGGGTGA